ATGTGAACATTTTATAACTAAGATATTAagtcattaatattataacttgaCTCAAACTATTCATTGTGTAGATATTTGATGACACGTCTCCAATGGAGCAACATGTCATAAAGGAAGTCTGGGAGTAGTGGATTgcatttttttaaccatttgtAAAAGATTAGACGTttcaatattacattttgagttTAGGAGCTATTTTATTTGTAACTATGTTAGGTAAATATATTTAGGAATCTTTTTAGGTATATATTGAAGATCGAGTCAAGTTACGAAGGGCAAAGGTCGAGTCAAGTTGTTTTAGGCCAAAAGTCAAGCCAATTCAGCCCGTATTGATAGTTGAGATGAGTTTTCTCGACTCAAAGATCGAGCTGAGTGGGACTGAGTCGGAAGTCTAGCCAAGTATTCCTACATGAAGGTTGAGCTGAGTCGGCTTAGGCCGAAGGTCAACTAAGTTGGCATATATTGAAGGTGGCACCAAGTGAGCTCGTCCTAAAGGTCGTGACAATTCAACTCGAGTCGAAAGTCCAATTGAGTCGGCCTAGGTCAAAGGTCGAGCCAAGTTATCTTGAGCTAAAGCTCAAGCAAAGTTATTCCTTGTAGAAGGTAAAGCTGAGTCAGTCTCGTCTAAAGGTCGGGTCAAGTCAGCCTGGGTGAAAGTTGAGCCCAAGGTTGGTTTAGTCTTCCTAATCCGAAGGTCTAGCCGAGTTAGCCCTAACTGAAGGTTTAGCTAAGTTGCCTCGAATTGAAGGTCCAACCAAGTTGGCATGGGTTAAAGGTCAAGCTGAGTTGTCTTGGTTCGAAGGTCGAGTCAAGTTCCCTTGTCGAAGATCGAGCCGAATTGATCTAAACTTAAAGCTGAAATCAATCAATCCTAATTAAAAGTCAAGACGAATCAATTTAGACTAAAGACTAAGCCTAATTGACCAAGACTAAAAGTTGTGATGAATTCCAAATCAAAGATCGAGCTAAGTCAACTcgaatttaaagataaatttgagttttacttaaaataaaaattaaattgcttTATTCAACTTGTCACTTATTCGATTGCAATAATGTTAGAGGCACTCAATtgatttcataaatatatgagagaTACAAAGTTGCAATATGTGAATCAACTGataaaaagaacattttatAGACATCAAATGGAAGAAGCAATGAGGGAAGAGTTGTTTATGattgaaaagaacaaaacatgGGAACATGTTGATAAACTACAATACAAAAAGAGAATAGTCTGAAATGGGTATTcagaactaaattaaatatttatggttCAATTAGACTTGTAGTCAATGGATatgcacatttttttttttgttagttacTTTGGCACAATTGCACCAGTTGCCACACTTGATAcaataagattattttttgcAATTTCTGTTCAATTGGTCTGGAAAATTCATTAAATGATGGTCAAATCAACATTTCTAATTAAATAGatatttgaagaagaaatttatgaTGAACTATCTAGAGTTTTGTGGTGAAAGGTAGAGAAGGCAAATTCTACCGACTACATAACGCTCTTTATGGCTTAAAAGAGACCCAAGAGCTGGTATAGTAAAATAAATGAGTATTTTCGTTGCCTtgatttaaaacaaaaggaTTTTATAATCCACATTTTATGTTCAACACATTAGCATGGAAATTCTTGTTATTTCTCTtggatgatattttaattactagTAGCAATGCAAAAATTATTGATGAGTTTAAGGAAGACAAGATGCAAGGTTTGGAAATGACAAACAATGGATTGATGACATGTTTTCTTGGAATGGAGATCAATCAAGAAGAAAAGCCAAGTTTTAATATGCCAAAAAAAATCAAGTtcttaaaaaattcaaagacGAGGATTGTAAAGAACTTAATACCCAATAAATCAAAGGGAAAAGTTGTACAAAATGGTACTAATGAAATGAATGATATTTTAGGAGTTTGATTGGTTGCTTTTTGTATGTGAACAACCCGGTCTGATATTATGAATGTTGTAAACATATTGTCTCATTGTCATAGTGAATTGTAtctaaaattatcaaaaaaaaaagttattagatATATCAAAGGAACCATAAACTATGAATTCAAGTTTTGAAGTTGTTTGGATATTTTAACCGTGATTgggtagattttttttatgatatgaaGAATATTTTGGAATATTGTTTACTATTGACTCGTAATTTTTTCATGGtgtttaaaataatgtattctAACTCATTTAGCTACAAAATCAGAGCTTGTGGCTGCAACATTTTGGTTGATTTGCATAGGGAACACAGGAGGTACTGATGTATTTGTTGATATATTACACTACAACAATTGATCgctaaaatgtttttcttttttagtgaTAATCAAATTGTGACATCTCTCCCAACTCTGtatttcaagtaaaaataagaaattcaaatcaatattttcttcttgACAAAGGTTCAAACAATTGAGTGACATATTTATGAAGTCCTTATCAATCAATAAGTTTGACTTTAtcgaaaaaataaattagtgaaCGTAGCCTCTAATATAAGGTGTGTTAGGAGTTTACTTTTCggcttttttattttatttattgtttcaattatcaaagtattatttcaatttttattaaaagggaTTTTATTTAGTCAAGTAGTTAAAAATTATGTGGTAACTTATAGGAGGTTGACTAATATGGaaagttatgttttttatttttttggaaagtTAAGTTTTTTTTCAGAGTTGTAATGTAATTGCATTGtaaaaaattgagtttgaaaatttgtttggattTGCAATACTACTTACTTCTTGAGGAACTgttactaacaaaaatataatatatataattttaataatcatgataaaagtgaagatatttttttataagtttaaaaatatttataagagcTTGTAATAAAGGTAGTTAAGGATAAccaaaaactagaaaaaaagttgaatatttatttttaggaaagaaaaacaacaacaaagtaAATCTCCTTATTACAAGGTTCTCTTACAAATAGAACTTAGACAGTCAAATACAATCATCACCGTCTTCTTCCCTTAACTGACTTTCTTGTTCCTTATTTAACAATCCATCTCATTAATTACCTGCATATTTAACATAGCTAATTTTATCAGTTGTAACTCATTTCATAGCAGCATATAAGTATAGACATAGCATGATTTCTTACCATGAAATAGTGAGGCGATTGAACATACAGTCTGAAGAAACGTGAGGAAAAGTAGCATAATTGCAGCAGTAGTAGATGCTATTTTCCAAGGAGTGTTGAAGTAGTCGTGTATGAAGGTAGCCTTGTACTTGTTACAAGGGTTTTCATAGAAATCATTTAAGCTATTGCAGAGGGAGAAATAGTGGGAATTGAAAAATGGCATGCTAAGTTGTGAGCTCAGATCATTAATCATTGTAGCCACTTTATTAGCATCACCGGTCCAATTTACAATAATTTTCTTATCAACAAGTATGTTCACATCTTTTTCAGTATTGATGAGAAAATCTAGAATCGTTAAGTATTGAGTAACAATGCTTGTAGCAGAAAGGTGGCAGTGTTCATATGCCATCATATTCCTGAACAAAACTTCTGAGTTGTCATGTATATCCAAGCTTGGCATGCTCAATACTCCATATTTAGAATAGGTCAAGTCAAGTAAGCTTTTATTTGGACTGAGCTTGAACTCAAGACCTGCCTCCTTTAGTTGGCTTGCACTGTATACatgtttaataatttgtttgcATTCTTCCGGTTTTCCAAGACCAAGCTTTGATGATGATATTATAGAAGATCTTAGCAAATCATTGAAGTGTTTTGGACTCTCTCCTGAACACTCGTTTCCGAAAAGTCTATTCCcaaaatatttgaaagtaaTGTCAAGAAACTTCTCATTCATACCAGTGAGCTTGTGAAGTTCTTCAAGAACGCAGAAAGGAAGTTGATTTTCCAGTAGTAGCAAGTCAAGGTCCACATAGGTTAGCATCCATGGTTTTAGCATTAAAGGGTCTTTTCCCTTCCATTCACAATTACTATTCCATCTTAGAAAAAGTTCAATTATGAAGCAAGCATCAACTAAAATCAGTTTCAAGAAATCATCACTATTGCATTTAATAGTGTCTGCATAACAACTTCGAATAATATtgctttcttccatttctttaattttgagaaCAAATTCTCTGATAGGTAGTTGTGTTCGATCTAGGAATCCCTTGAGATATTTGAGTTTGAGCTCTTCCATTGCCTCAAAACTGTTGTCTTCCTTACTAAGGTCACATGGTTTGTGATGATAAGGGCCAATTGAAAGAATTTGAGGAGTGTAGGCTTTGGGATTACTTTCACGAATATTCGGTGGTACCTTATAAATGCATTGCATATGGAATTCATCCGTTTGCAGAGGTTTCACATGTTGAAGCATCTCGGTCCATTGTCTTTCTAAACGTTCTATTTCAATGGCTAAATCTTTTGATTCTCTTTTCATTTGGTTAAACCACTGTAACATGAAAGCTGATATATACAGAAATATTAGAAACTAGGATTTTGAGttatagaaaaacatttttaaaggtGGAGtgtaaaaattagaaatactaaTCTTTAATAAGCATTCCTAAACATAATTCATATAACAAgtatttttaaagttgatttagaacat
This genomic interval from Vigna radiata var. radiata cultivar VC1973A unplaced genomic scaffold, Vradiata_ver6 scaffold_285, whole genome shotgun sequence contains the following:
- the LOC106779407 gene encoding UPF0481 protein At3g47200-like → MLQWFNQMKRESKDLAIEIERLERQWTEMLQHVKPLQTDEFHMQCIYKVPPNIRESNPKAYTPQILSIGPYHHKPCDLSKEDNSFEAMEELKLKYLKGFLDRTQLPIREFVLKIKEMEESNIIRSCYADTIKCNSDDFLKLILVDACFIIELFLRWNSNCEWKGKDPLMLKPWMLTYVDLDLLLLENQLPFCVLEELHKLTGMNEKFLDITFKYFGNRLFGNECSGESPKHFNDLLRSSIISSSKLGLGKPEECKQIIKHVYSASQLKEAGLEFKLSPNKSLLDLTYSKYGVLSMPSLDIHDNSEVLFRNMMAYEHCHLSATSIVTQYLTILDFLINTEKDVNILVDKKIIVNWTGDANKVATMINDLSSQLSMPFFNSHYFSLCNSLNDFYENPCNKYKATFIHDYFNTPWKIASTTAAIMLLFLTFLQTVCSIASLFHGN